One genomic window of Nicotiana sylvestris chromosome 10, ASM39365v2, whole genome shotgun sequence includes the following:
- the LOC138880188 gene encoding uncharacterized protein, translating into MREEMYKLKQQMVEMYQAWANGHPPPAYPANPAYIPPLAQPQEHPTVNSSPAFPLYQQCHGTSSHTSQASPPKQVTYPPPPVTHVFVAPPPATLHRSSSEPMFQTHDNQYYPPEPTFKVLEPYSYTPNLDLAAETEKPPKNPEQEEMIRKALEPTYFGHLVSAVGKSFNEIVKMEGFRPNQAFKNERLQKQKTFTPLGKSYTSLFYRLRQLGMLNPIEAKLLNPLPRNLDRSLSCEYCSGAPGHDTEKFWKLKTVVQELIDTHRTKVQAPEAPNINQNPLAIHHETHMIELIHKEGEPKKPSQTVMMICSSETSPKEKIISGKLAVQSKGVDNKPAVIAEKESSSTIVVKPEKAKVVVPGVASKPVVVVKGARTEPVIIKPVTHLPGINNKAVPWNYERVTVTYQGKEVREEVCETHGLTRSGRCFAPEELRKDKTSKDSPVLVKKAVSEEEAEEFLKKMKVQDYSIVERLRKTPTQISLLSLLIHSDEHHWALIKIFNEAHVPNEISVNHLEKIANKIFEVLDVAVSYNMLLGRPWIHAVKVVPSTLNQVVKFEWDRQEIIVHGFKPTVADVRQARKMKKKARALPKPIPHLSRSFVRPSIKKQLLSKVLGSLIGADGDLDKGLARLFAEVNMVEPGEGLSKANVQFMGPRAKVNNWKATPLPIRRESL; encoded by the exons atgagggaagagatgtataagttgaaacaacagatggttgaaatgtaccaagcctgggcaaatGGGCATCCACCACCGGCTTATCCCGcaaaccctgcttatatcccaccattggctcaacctcaggaacatcccactgtgaactcatctccagcctttcccctctaccaacaatgccacggCACCAGTTCTCATACATCACAAGCTTCTCCAcccaaacaagtcacataccctcctccaccagtcactcatgtatttgtggcacctccacctgctacattacatcgATCCTccagtgaacctatgttccagacccacgacaaccagtactatccccctgaacctacCTTCAAAGTTCTAGAACCTTATTCATACACCCCTAATCTTGATCTCGCGGCAGAAACCGAGAAGCCGCCCAAAAACCctgagcaggaggagatgatcagaaag gctttggagcccacttattttggtcatttggtgtcagcagtgggcaagtcctttaatgaaatTGTGAAAATGGAAg gttttcgacccaatcaagcttttaagaatgagaggttgcagaagcagaaaactttcactccattgggaaaATCCTATACTAGTTTATTCtacaggctgagacagttgggtatgttgaatccgatcgaggccaaattgctgaatccccttcccagaaatcttgatcgctcattgagttgtgagtattgttcgggggccccgggccatgatacagaaaagttTTGGAAATTGAAAACGGTTGTGCAAGaacttattgatactcatcggaccaaggttcaggccccagaagcaccaaatatcaaccagaatccgttgGCAattcaccatgagacccatatgattgagttgatacacaaggaaGGGGAGCCTaaaaaaccctcgcagacggtgatgatgatctgTTCCAGTGAAACCAGTCCCAAGGAAAAGATAATCAGTGGGAAATTAGCGGTCCAGTcgaaaggggtagacaataagccagctgtgATAGCTGAGAAAGAGTCGTCAAGCACTATTGTAGtaaaaccagagaaagctaaagtggtggtaccaggggttgcaagtaaacctgttgtggtcgtaaagggtgctcgcacagagcctgttattataaaaccagtaactcatcTTCCAgggatcaacaacaaggcggtcccgtggaactatgaacgagtgacagtaacttaccaggggaaagaggttagagaagaagtgtgtgaaacccatggtttgactcgatcggggagatgctttgcccccgaagagttgaggaaAGATAAGACTTCAAAGGATagtccagtgttggtgaagaaagctgtgtccgaggaagaagcagaggaatttttgaaaaagatgaaagtgcaagactattccattgtggaacggttgaggaaaacaccgactcagatttcattattgtcattgttgatccattccgATGAGCACCATTGGGCTTTGATAAAGATCTttaatgaggcccacgttcctaatgaaatctcagtaaaccacttggaaaagatagctaacaagatatttgag gtgctcgatgtggctgtttcttataacatgttgttgggacgaccttggattcatgctgtcAAGGTAGTCCCGTCTACTCTGAATCAAGTTGTCAAGTTTGagtgggatcgacaggaaattattgtacatg GGTTTAAGCCCACAGTTGCAGATGTGAGACAAGCCcgcaaaatgaagaagaaggcaCGGGccttgccaaagccaatcccgcatCTGTCCCGATCATTCGTCAGGCCAAGTATCAAAAAGCAGTTGTTGTCAAAAGTTCTTGGGTCATTGATTGGTGCTGATGGAGACTTGGATAAGGGACTCGCAAGGTTGTTTGCCGAGGTTAATATGGTTGAGCCTGGGGAAGGTTTGAGCAAGGCAAATGTGCAATTcatgggaccacgtgcaaaagtcaacaactggaaagctactcctcttcctatccggagggagtctttgtag